The Flavobacterium sp. IMCC34852 genome contains the following window.
TTGATTTCAAATCCAAAAGGATGAATCAAGTGTAACCGACTTTGGGTTCCGACACTCAAACGACCAATATTTCCGGTGTTGTTGGGGATTTCGGGTTCGACAAGCACTATATTAAGCATATTCGATTATTTGGTTATTCGGCTATTTGAAAATGAGATACTGCTACAACTTCACCGGCTTTTAGGTTATGCAAATGTATATTACCTACTCGAATTCTCACTAATCGAAGTGTTGGAAATCCCACTGCTGCTGTCATTTTTCGCACTTGGCGGAATTTTCCTTCCGTTAGCGTAATGGAAATCCAACTCGTAGGTCCGTGGCGTTCGTCTCGTATTCTTCTGCCTTCACCGATACAGCACGGGAGTTTAGAAATCAACTTTGCTTCGCATTTTTTTGTAGTATAACGAATCCCTTTAAATCCGATTTCTACTCCGGCTTTGAGTTGCGCTACCGCTTCATTAGTGATGATACCATCCACTTGAGCATAATATTCTTTTTCGATAGTGTTGCTTCTCACTATTTCGCTCAACATACCATCGGTCGTCAATAAGAGTAGCCCTTCAGAATCTTCATCCAAACGACCTATAGCCATAGTGCCATTGGGGAAATCATAAAGTTCACCAAGCAATTTTTTGTGTCGCTTTTTCTCGTAAACAAATTGGCTCAAATAGCCGTGTGGTTTGTGAATTAAGAAATGATGGTGCATGAAACAGTTTTGACAAAAATAAAAAAGACCATCCGAAAAGGACAGTCTTTCTTCATTATATTTTAAAAATATTATTGTCTGCTTTGTACATAATCCGACAATTCATCAACATTACTGCTGAAAGAGAATATGCCGTTTAATTTGAAATAATTTCTTGGCTCAATACAATAATCGTAAGCATATTTAGCAAAATCCAATTTGTTGTCTTCAAAATTAAAGGTATTGGCAATTTGAATGATTTGATCTACATTCAAACAATTGGCTGTAATCACTTGTTTGGCTGTTTTCAAACGGGTATCTTCAAAACTTTGTTTTTTAATAGTAGCCAAAGCCGCATTGAAATTTCCCGGCGTCATACAAGTTCTGCCGTTACAACCTCTTACCGGTTCGTCATAATCTACGGCGTGAGTACCGCCAACATTGGTAGTTGTGGTTGTGGTAGTTTGGGTAACGGAACCACCTCCCATAGTATCATTAATGGTAATTCCCATATTAACACCGCCAACATTTACCCCAACGCCCATAGTAGCACCACCGGTTTGTGTAGTGGTCGTAGTAGTTGTTTGAGACACACCACCAACCGTTTGTTGAACAGCCACCGGTCTCGGTTGACCATAATGAATTACATGCACATTGGAAGGTGGAATAAAATCGGGACGCACCGGTATAGAAGAAAAGTAGTTGAGTTTCATCTTGGTTTTGTTGTTCTTATCCCTTTTGATTTTATAAGTAACATCAGCAAAAACGCCATCTACATCAGTCAACATTAAATTATTTTTAGAGATATCCATCAAGGATTGGTCTTCAAATTTAATTTTGGCATTGTAATAAGGCTGGTTTAAATCTTCTACCCTTAAATTGGTTTGCGGAATATCGTTAATAACTTCTCCGTTGAGGATTAGCGTAAATTTATCACCGTCTTCTGAAAAGATAGTCAAATGACCTACCGGTCCGTTTAATTGGGCAAATGTTGAAAATGAAATCAACAAAAGTGCGGATAAAGTAATTTTTTTAATCATAGTTTTTTGGGTTTAAAATGGTTGCCTTTATTTATTGTTTCTCTAATTTGGCTTTTTCAAAAACGATGCCAATTTAAAAACATTTTTCAAAAGACCACTCTTATTTAAGTTAAATCTGCGTATATTTAGACTCTTATTTTTAAAATTTATGACCGACAGTTTAATGATTATCCTCGCCTTTATCATTGCTTTAGCCATTGGTATTTTCCTAGGCAAAACGCTATTTTCCGCCCAATCCCAATCAGACAAAGCGTCGTTAGAAGAAAAAATAAACGGTCTGCTGCAACAAATAGAGCAACTCAAAAGCCAAGTCAATCAGACCATTCAAGAACGCGAAAAAATTCGTACTGAAAAAGAAGCTTTGGCTATTCAATTATCAAAAAAAGAAACCGATTTTGAGAATCTTTGGGAACGCAACAAAGAACAAAAAGAAGAAGTTGAAAAATTACAGGAAAAATTCACCAAAGAATTTGAAAATTTGGCCAATAAAATCTTAGAAGAAAAAACCGTAAAATTCACTGAGCAAAACAAAGAAAACCTCAAAAATATCCTAACACCGCTTCAAGACAAAATTCAATTGTTTGAGAAGAAAGTAGAAGATACTCACAAAGAAAGCATTGATTATCATGCGGCTTTGCGCCAACAAATCTTAGGCTTGCGCGAGATGAATGAGCAAATGAGCAAAGAAACCTTGAACCTCACGAAAGCGTTAAAAGGCGACAGTAAAATGCAAGGCAATTGGGGCGAATTGATTTTGGAAAGAGTACTCGAAAAATCAGGTTTGGAGAAAGGTCGTGAATACGAAGTCCAACAAAGTTTTGTCACCGAAGAAGGCAATCGCGTGTTCCCCGATGTAGTGATTAATTTACCCGATGGCAAAAAAATGGTAGTCGATTCTAAAGTGACTTTGACTGCGTATGAACGGTATATCAATGAAGAAGACGATGAGGCCAAAACTCAATATTTAAAAGAACACGTCATGGCTTTAAAACGCCACGTTGACCAACTGAGTGAAAAGAATTATCAGGATTTGTACCAAATGGAAAGCCCTGATTTTGTGTTGCTTTTTATCCCGATTGAATCGGCTTTTGCTTTAGCTTTGAATGAAGACACTACCTTATACAACAAAGCATTTGAAAAAAATATTGTGATTGTTACACCTTCTACCCTTTTGGCTACTCTGAGAACTATTGACAGTATGTGGACGAATCAAAAGCAACAAGAAAATGCGTTGGAAATTGCGCGACAAGCAGGCGCTTTGTATGACAAATTTGAAGGATTTGTGGGCGATTTAGTAAAAATAGGCAAGAAAATGGATGAAGCCAAAGTAGAATATCAAGGTGCCATGAACAAGCTGGTTGAAGGCAAAGGTAATTTGGTTACCAGTGTTGAAAAATTAAAAAAAATGGGAGCCAAAGCCAAAAAAGCATTACCTGAAAATATCTTAACCCGAGCCGAAAAAGATGAATAGTGAATTCAAGTCTGTAGAAGCTTCCAAAATCACGATAGCCGAATTGATGTTGCCTTCGCACACCAATTTCAGCGGTAAAATTCACGGTGGTTATATTTTGTCTTTGCTCGATCAAATTGCCTTTGCCAGTGCTTCAAAATTCTCCGGTCATTATTGCGTAACTGCTTCGGTAGACACCGTCGATTTTCTAAATCCCATAGAAGTGGGAGAATTAGTTACTATGAAAGCCAGCGTGAATTATGTAGGCAAAAGTTCCATGATTGTCGGCATTCGCGTTGAAGCTGAAAACATTCAAACCGGAATAGTAAAGCATTGCAATTCGAGTTACTTCACTATGGTTGCCAAAGACCAAAATGGAAACAATACACCAGTTCCTGGTTTACTATTATCCAATGATGATGAAATCAGACGCTTTTGCAATTGTATTAAAATGATTTCGCTCAAAAAAGATAAAAATCAACACGAAGAAATCTTCGATTACAAATCGGAGGAAGCCATGGAAAAACTAAAGAATTACCATGTAAAGTTGTTAGGATTTTAAAACAATACTTGAACTATTCTTATTAAAATCAAAAAAATCTTAGGACTAATTAGATAATTAATAGGTTATTATAAAATTTTTATTATTTTTGGTTTGCATTTTAAAAATCCTATGAAAAAGAATTACCTACAAGCGATTACACTATTTTTAATTTTTACCGTTTTCACCTCTTGTTCTGACAAAGATGACGAGTACACACCGGTCTCTCCGGTGGTGGTTGATTTGACCCAAGTGCCTTATCCTAAGTTATCAGACTACAAATTTTTTGAAGGAGATTTGAAAGACTTAAACCCATCTTTGAATGTAATTCCTTACGAACCTTCCAGTGCGCTTTTTAGTGATTATGCCCACAAAAAAAGATTCGTCTGGATGCCAACCGGTGTTAAAGCGACTTTTGATGGAGATGCAAAGATTTTAAATTTACCTGTTGGTTCTGTATTAATCAAAAACTTCTATTACGACAATGTACAACCTGAGAATGTGACTAAAATAATCGAAACTCGTATCATGATTCACAAAGATTCGGGTTGGATTTTTGCTGACTATGTTTGGAATGCAGAACAAACAGAAGCTTTCTTAGATTTGGCCGGTAGTTATGTTCCCATTAGTTGGAAAGATGAAAATAATGTAATTCGAAACGTGAATTACAGAATTCCTTCTGAGGTACAATGCATAGTTTGTCACAAAGAAAGAGTTGAAATTCCCGGAGGTGAAGTAACCACTTATATTCCAATTGGTATCAAACCTCAAAACTTAAACTTCAGTTACAACTACGGTTCAGAAACAAAAAACCAATTAACAAAATGGATTGAACAAGGTTATTTAGAAGATGGATTTGCTTTCCCTACTCCGGAAAACACTGCGGTAGATTATAACGACACCTCTAAACCATTAGAATCCAGAGTTCGTGCTTATTTAGACATTAATTGTGCTCATTGCCATCAGCAAGACAGACATTGTGATTACAGACCAATGCGATTTGCTTACAGCGAAACCGGAAATGCCAATGGTCATACCAACATGGGCGTTTGCGTTCCTACTGCTGACATGCAAGATTTTCCAGCAGCCTATAACTCGATTATCAAACCCGGAAATGTTGACCGTTCTATGCTATATTACCGAATCAACACCACCGATGAAACATACAGAATGCCTCTACACGGAAGAACACTTATCCATGAGGAAGGCGTTGCACTTATAGAAGAATGGATTAATTCATTAACCTCTTGTCCGTAAAAATAACAAACAATCAAAAACCATTACTAATGAAAAAAATTACTTTAATTCTTGTTTTGCTATTTGTAGCTCCATTTACAAAAGCGCAAGACACTTGTGCCTCGGCACTAACAATTACAGCAGGCTTGCATGTAGTTGGCCCGATCAACGGATCGCAGGTACCAACACCTTGTGAAGGTGGTGATGCTGTACCTTCAACCAATCGTGTTCCTGCCGGAGAATGGTATGCCTACACGCCTACTCAAAACTACACCGTAACAATTTCAACAGATATTGCGCAAAACACTCCAAGAATTGACACCCGTTTTCATGTTTACACAGGAACATGTGGTACTTTGACTTGTTTTGGCGGAGATGACGATGGCGGTTCTAATTATTCTTCTGTAGACATTATCAATGTTGTTGCAGGAACAACTTACTATATTGCCTGGGATAACCGTTGGATTACTTCAGCAAATAATAACGGATTTACATTCCAATTATCAGAAGCTCCTATTGTAGTACCTCCGGTAGTGCCTATTACTTACTCTAACCAAACTGTAAGTACCATTAATAGTGGCTACAACATCTGTATAGCTGATATGAACGGTGATAACTTGGATGATATTGTTGGAGTTAGCAACAACAATTTAAGAATACACTACCAAGGTGCAGGCGGTACATTAACCGTAACAGATTACCCAATTACCGGAACGAGTTTGATGCCAAACTGGAGTCTTGCCGCAGGTGACTATAACAGAGACGGATTTAACGACTTGATTTTAGGAAACGGAAGCGGAATCAGTATTTGGAGATCTAATAACGGAACAAGTTATACCAGTATTACTCCGGGACAATACATTTTCTGTCAAAGAACAAACTTTGCTGACCTAAATGATGACGGAAATTTAGATTTGTTTTCTTGTCACGATATTGATGCTAACGTTTATTACTTGAACGATGGTGCGGGAAATTTGACTTATTACCAATCGAATACTACGCCGGGCGCTATGAATTTGAGTTCCTTGACCAATGACGGCGGTAACTATTCCACTCTGTTTACAGATTTTGACAATGATGGTGACTCGGATGTTTTCATTTCAAAATGTTCAGGACCTCCTTGTCAATTATTCCGATATGATGGAGGTAATGTATACACTAATGCTTCTGCTCTTGCAGGAATAGAAATCACTCCGATTCAAACATGGTCTTCTGCCATTGCAGATTTTGATAACGATGGTGATATGGATATTATCATTACTGCCAGTGCAGGTACCCATAAATTTTTCAGAAATAATTTTGAAACGACCAATACTTTAAGCCAATTCACTAACATTACTTCAGGATCCGGTTGGGATACAAATACGTCAACCAATATTGATAATGTTGCTTATGATTTTGACAATGATGGTAAAGTTGATGTTTTGGGCGGTGGTAACAAAATCATGTTCAACCAAGGAAACAATACTTTTGCCGGAATTTCTTATACCGGAATTGGTACTGGTGCTATTGGCGATTTAAACAATGATGGTTTCTTAGATATTCAAAACGGAAGTACCATTCGTTATGCTGTACCCAACAACAACAACTGGATTAAAGTAGCTTTCCAAGGTGTTCAAAGTAACCGTAACGGAATTGGCGCCAGAGTTGAAATTTATGGTTCTTGGGGAAAACAAATCAGAGATGTTCGCAGTGGTGAAGGTTTCAGATATATGAGTTCACTTAATGTTCACTTCGGAATTGGTACTGCTACCACTATTGACCAAGTAATCATCAGATGGCCATCGGGAATTGTTGATACTTACAACAATGTTACTCCTAACCAATTGTTGTTTGCTTTAGAAGGTGCTACTTTAGGAACTAACGCTTTTGAGAATTCAGTATTTACTGTTTATCCTAATCCGGTTAAAAACAACATTAATATTGCAATCAATACCGCAAATCCGGTAGAATTTACATCCGCTCAAATATTTGATTTGAACGGAAGAATGGTTCAGGAAAACGCTGTACAAAACCAAACTATTACTGTAAACCAATTGGCTAAAGGAACTTACATCTTAAAGTTGACCGATACCCAAGGAAAAGATTATTCTCAAAAATTTGTAAAAGAATAATACTCCGAATACACTATAAAAAAAGTCCTCTTGAAAACAAGAGGACTTTTTTATTTAATACTATAAGTTAGAATACTCTCAATAAATTAAATCCGAAGAAAATATCTCCCGTTCCCCAATCACCGGTTGAACTGCCTAAAAAACCTGCTTCATGCATACCTTGTGAATTACTGAAATGCATCTGAAAAACGTGACCACCGGTTTCTAAATCAACCCCGATAGATAGCGGGTCGCGAAATGGTGAACTGTTTGCACGATTCAAATGCGCTGCATAATCTATGTTTAAAGACCAACGCTTAGCAAACTTGTATCTTCCGCCCATCCCGATAGCATATTGACCATTGTCTTGATTGTCATCAATGACAAAATTCTCGTGAAAATACGTCGGTGCCAACTCCAAAGACAAATTATTACTAAACTTTCTGGAAACTAAAAGCTGGGCAACATAAGTCAATCGGTTGTTAAACTCCATTTCAGGATACAAACTTTCTTTTAAAGTATTGTTGATAGCCAAACTCGTAAAACCCGCTATTGCAAAAGGAAATCCATTGGTTTCTTGGGACTTGAGCAAAAACTTACCCGAAAAATCATAAGCAATCTCACTTCTGGCACCACTAATAGTCAACCAATCGTTTAATCCGTAAACAAACTTCAATTGGGTAACCGCATTATCCAATCCGTAGAAACCTTCGAAGCCGTCTTTAACCGAACCGAATCGATGGGCTACTATAAAATACAAATCTCCTTTGGC
Protein-coding sequences here:
- a CDS encoding FG-GAP-like repeat-containing protein, with the translated sequence MKKITLILVLLFVAPFTKAQDTCASALTITAGLHVVGPINGSQVPTPCEGGDAVPSTNRVPAGEWYAYTPTQNYTVTISTDIAQNTPRIDTRFHVYTGTCGTLTCFGGDDDGGSNYSSVDIINVVAGTTYYIAWDNRWITSANNNGFTFQLSEAPIVVPPVVPITYSNQTVSTINSGYNICIADMNGDNLDDIVGVSNNNLRIHYQGAGGTLTVTDYPITGTSLMPNWSLAAGDYNRDGFNDLILGNGSGISIWRSNNGTSYTSITPGQYIFCQRTNFADLNDDGNLDLFSCHDIDANVYYLNDGAGNLTYYQSNTTPGAMNLSSLTNDGGNYSTLFTDFDNDGDSDVFISKCSGPPCQLFRYDGGNVYTNASALAGIEITPIQTWSSAIADFDNDGDMDIIITASAGTHKFFRNNFETTNTLSQFTNITSGSGWDTNTSTNIDNVAYDFDNDGKVDVLGGGNKIMFNQGNNTFAGISYTGIGTGAIGDLNNDGFLDIQNGSTIRYAVPNNNNWIKVAFQGVQSNRNGIGARVEIYGSWGKQIRDVRSGEGFRYMSSLNVHFGIGTATTIDQVIIRWPSGIVDTYNNVTPNQLLFALEGATLGTNAFENSVFTVYPNPVKNNINIAINTANPVEFTSAQIFDLNGRMVQENAVQNQTITVNQLAKGTYILKLTDTQGKDYSQKFVKE
- a CDS encoding acyl-CoA thioesterase, with protein sequence MNSEFKSVEASKITIAELMLPSHTNFSGKIHGGYILSLLDQIAFASASKFSGHYCVTASVDTVDFLNPIEVGELVTMKASVNYVGKSSMIVGIRVEAENIQTGIVKHCNSSYFTMVAKDQNGNNTPVPGLLLSNDDEIRRFCNCIKMISLKKDKNQHEEIFDYKSEEAMEKLKNYHVKLLGF
- a CDS encoding pseudouridine synthase; protein product: MHHHFLIHKPHGYLSQFVYEKKRHKKLLGELYDFPNGTMAIGRLDEDSEGLLLLTTDGMLSEIVRSNTIEKEYYAQVDGIITNEAVAQLKAGVEIGFKGIRYTTKKCEAKLISKLPCCIGEGRRIRDERHGPTSWISITLTEGKFRQVRKMTAAVGFPTLRLVRIRVGNIHLHNLKAGEVVAVSHFQIAE
- the rmuC gene encoding DNA recombination protein RmuC, coding for MTDSLMIILAFIIALAIGIFLGKTLFSAQSQSDKASLEEKINGLLQQIEQLKSQVNQTIQEREKIRTEKEALAIQLSKKETDFENLWERNKEQKEEVEKLQEKFTKEFENLANKILEEKTVKFTEQNKENLKNILTPLQDKIQLFEKKVEDTHKESIDYHAALRQQILGLREMNEQMSKETLNLTKALKGDSKMQGNWGELILERVLEKSGLEKGREYEVQQSFVTEEGNRVFPDVVINLPDGKKMVVDSKVTLTAYERYINEEDDEAKTQYLKEHVMALKRHVDQLSEKNYQDLYQMESPDFVLLFIPIESAFALALNEDTTLYNKAFEKNIVIVTPSTLLATLRTIDSMWTNQKQQENALEIARQAGALYDKFEGFVGDLVKIGKKMDEAKVEYQGAMNKLVEGKGNLVTSVEKLKKMGAKAKKALPENILTRAEKDE
- a CDS encoding DUF5777 family beta-barrel protein, which produces MKKTLLLLLFPLSVMAQDDLLNEIDTAATGKTKVESAFKGLKIVNIESTKLAAKGDLYFIVAHRFGSVKDGFEGFYGLDNAVTQLKFVYGLNDWLTISGARSEIAYDFSGKFLLKSQETNGFPFAIAGFTSLAINNTLKESLYPEMEFNNRLTYVAQLLVSRKFSNNLSLELAPTYFHENFVIDDNQDNGQYAIGMGGRYKFAKRWSLNIDYAAHLNRANSSPFRDPLSIGVDLETGGHVFQMHFSNSQGMHEAGFLGSSTGDWGTGDIFFGFNLLRVF
- a CDS encoding DUF4476 domain-containing protein, which produces MIKKITLSALLLISFSTFAQLNGPVGHLTIFSEDGDKFTLILNGEVINDIPQTNLRVEDLNQPYYNAKIKFEDQSLMDISKNNLMLTDVDGVFADVTYKIKRDKNNKTKMKLNYFSSIPVRPDFIPPSNVHVIHYGQPRPVAVQQTVGGVSQTTTTTTTQTGGATMGVGVNVGGVNMGITINDTMGGGSVTQTTTTTTTNVGGTHAVDYDEPVRGCNGRTCMTPGNFNAALATIKKQSFEDTRLKTAKQVITANCLNVDQIIQIANTFNFEDNKLDFAKYAYDYCIEPRNYFKLNGIFSFSSNVDELSDYVQSRQ